In Gemmatimonadota bacterium, one genomic interval encodes:
- a CDS encoding transposase, producing YAQRAANYLCVQHLGDSEAQELASELTHYVELLLRVIDQTERRVIHGEKVPASEKLVSLFETHADIIVKDRRDTLYGHKVYLTGGASGLILDCKIESGNPADSTMALTMLERQCEIYGRPPRQAAMDGGFTSKQNLREAKALGVEDVCFHKKRGLLVSDMTRSSWVYRRLRNFRAGIEGMISFLKRAFGLRRCTWRGELSFESYVQASVLSANLLTLARHLLA from the coding sequence CTATGCCCAGCGGGCAGCCAACTACCTGTGTGTTCAGCACTTGGGAGACTCTGAGGCGCAGGAGTTGGCGAGTGAGCTCACCCATTACGTGGAGCTGCTACTGCGCGTGATCGATCAGACCGAGCGACGCGTCATCCACGGAGAGAAGGTGCCGGCTTCAGAGAAGTTGGTATCGCTCTTCGAGACGCATGCCGACATCATCGTCAAGGACCGGCGCGACACGTTGTACGGGCACAAGGTGTACCTGACGGGTGGAGCCTCGGGCCTGATCCTCGATTGCAAGATCGAGAGCGGGAATCCGGCGGACTCGACCATGGCGCTGACGATGCTTGAACGGCAGTGCGAGATCTACGGTCGTCCTCCCCGACAGGCGGCGATGGATGGAGGCTTCACCTCGAAGCAGAACCTACGGGAGGCCAAGGCGCTGGGCGTGGAGGATGTCTGCTTCCACAAGAAGCGTGGACTCCTTGTCAGCGACATGACCCGCAGCAGTTGGGTCTACCGGAGACTGCGTAACTTCCGCGCCGGAATCGAAGGCATGATCTCGTTCCTCAAGCGCGCGTTCGGACTCAGGCGCTGCACCTGGCGTGGAGAGCTCTCCTTCGAAAGCTACGTGCAGGCGTCCGTACTCTCGGCCAATCTGCTCACGCTGGCTCGTCACCTGCTGGCCTGA